One window of the Magnolia sinica isolate HGM2019 chromosome 19, MsV1, whole genome shotgun sequence genome contains the following:
- the LOC131235619 gene encoding uncharacterized protein LOC131235619, producing MRFKKKGKLAPCFIRPFEILDHVGAVAYRLALPTALAGIHNVFHISMLKKYTPDESHIVSWEQIELTDNASYTDEPIRILDHKEHVLRTKTIPLVKVLWTYHGKEEVTWEREAEVRKMCPHLFSDTPQGVA from the exons ATGAGGTTCAAAAAGAAAGGGAAGTTAGCACCGTGTTTCATCAGGCCTTTCGAGATTTTAGATCATGTGGGAgccgtagcataccgccttgcgctACCTACTGCACTGGCCGGTATCCACAACGTCTTTCACatatctatgttgaagaaatatacACCAGACGAGTCGCACATCGTTAGTTGGGAGCAGATCGAGCTTACAGATAATGCCTCCTACACCGATGAACCTATCCGTATCTTGGACCACAAGGAGCATGTCCTACGGACAAAGACAATACCACTAGTCAAGGTTCTTTGGACATACCACGGGAAAGAAGAAGTGACATGGGAACGAGAAGCAGAAGTTAGGAAAATGTGCCCTCACCTGTTCAGTGACACACCACAG GGAGTTGCGTGA
- the LOC131235620 gene encoding aureusidin synthase-like — protein sequence MVLPSMYLNGSFYDKERDQSHLPPHVADFNYHSELPPFPSENQILANLAFMHNQMVSGAKKSELFMGCKYKASEEGFCKGAGTVEQAPHNALHSWVGSNVQFERENMGAFYAAARDPIFYAHHANIDRLWLIWKKLRGNGPEFVDLEWLDSYFYFYDENAQLTRFKIRDCLDITKLRYTYQESDLPWLIARPKPSIPPKIARNI from the coding sequence ATGGTACTCCCTAGTATGTATCTTAATGGATCTTTCTATGATAAAGAGCGGGATCAATCTCATCTCCCACCCCATGTTGCCGACTTCAACTATCATTCCGAATTGCCCCCATTTCCTTCTGAGAACCAAATACTCGCCAACCTTGCCTTCATGCACAATCAAATGGTTTCTGGTGCAAAGAAATCTGAGCTTTTCATGGGCTGTAAGTACAAAGCCAGTGAAGAGGGCTTCTGCAAAGGAGCAGGAACGGTGGAACAAGCTCCCCACAACGCATTGCACTCATGGGTTGGGAGCAATGtgcaatttgagagagagaacatGGGGGCTTTCTATGCAGCTGCACGTGACCCTATCTTCTATGCACACCATGCAAACATTGACCGCCTATGGTTAATCTGGAAGAAGCTAAGAGGGAACGGCCCTGAGTTCGTTGACCTTGAGTGGCTCGACTCTTACTTCTACTTCTATGATGAGAATGCCCAACTTACTCGCTTCAAGATACGTGATTGCTTAGACATAACTAAGCTCAGGTACACTTACCAGGAGTCAGACCTTCCTTGGCTCATTGCACGCCCTAAGCCATCCATTCCTCCTAAAATTGCACGCAACATATGA